The genome window TCTCTATGGCAGTCTCCAGGCGTCTCATATGTATATGCCCTGGAATAAGCTCGGTGAAGCTGCTGGCTACCCCGATGAAGGGTTTATTCAGGTCATCCTTGTCCAGACCTGTAGCAAAGAGAAGAGACCTTGCAGGAGCACGTTCAAGCCCTACTTTTATGACATCACTGCGCAAGAGGTACCTTTAGCTTATTATCTCATGGCCGAAGTGTGTAAGTGTAAACACTGCAATGGATTAAAACAACTTACACGCCCCCGGCAAAAGAAAAATGCTAACACAGCTAATTGGTCAAGTCAAGCAAAATCCACTATCTGGAATTCCCTTGACTTTAGTTTTCAAACTTGTTTAACTTGTGGTTTTATAATATCTTCTGATTAACTTCACCCTGTGTCCACCCGGCCCCACACAAGGGCCCTACAACTATAGAGGACTCCTTGAAGAGGCGCTAATGGTATTAGTGAGCGGATGCCTTGTAGGTCTGGAGTGCAGGTATGACGGCAGTTCCGAAAGGAATGATCATCTGCTGGCGCTGCTGCAAGGCACGAGCTTCCTGCCCTTCTGCCCCGAACAGATGGGCGGCCTTCCGACCCCAAGACCCAGGGCGGAGATAGTGGGCGGTGATGGACACGACGTCCTGGCCCACAAGGCCAGGGTCGTTGACAAATGTGGCAAAGACGTTACAGGGGCTTTTGTCCGCGGGGCGATGGAGTCGGTGAAGCTTGTCAGGCTTTTTAACATAACCAGGGCCCATCTGAAGAGCAAGAGCCCGTCTTGCGGTCTTGGCTTGATCTACAGAGAAGGCCGGCAGGTCGAGGGCGATGGGGTATCCGCCGCGCTGCTTGTCCAGAACGGCGTAAAGATTACCTGCGTCTGAGGCGATGGCAAACTTACTTCCAGGACGAAGAAGATACGGAGAGCCTTACACTGTTTAAAAAACTTCAAGATTGGACGCTCAAGTGGGTAAAGACACCTTATGCCATCCCGTTCCTCTTTGCGGTAGCCTTTGCCGAGGCGTCTTTTTTCCCCATTCCCCCGGACGTGCTGCTTATCGTCATGGCGCTTGCCGTGCCAGCGAAGATTTTTCAATATGTCCTTGTATGCAGCGCCGGCTCCGTGCTCGGAGGCTGCTTCGGGTATTTTATAGGGTACGAGCTGTTCGAATACATGGGCAAACCCATCATCGATTTTTACGGCTTATGGGAGGAGTTCGATTACGTGAGCACACGGTTCCATGAAAACGCTTTCGCGGCCATAGCCGTTGCCGGTTTTACCCCCATACCGTATAAACTCTTTACTATTGCGGCAGGAGTCTGTAAAATCAATTTCACTACCTTCGTGATAGCGTCGATATTGAGCCGTGGTTTGAGGTTCCTGGCAGAGGGGGCCTTAATATACTTCCTCGGCGAGAGGGTAAAGCCTTTTGTTGAGAAATACTTCAACGTATTCTCTATACTCTTTGTGGTATTGTTAATACTCGGTTTTATAATTATAAAGATGCTTTCGGGTCAATAAACCGTCATGAACAAACTGGCCGCAATTTTAGTAGCGGTTCTCCTGGCGTTATCATCCCCGCTTTTCGCTCAAACCGCTGAAGAGGAGACGGAAACCTTCGGGCCGAGGGTTTCGGGCTTTTTCTATCCCAGGTCGGTGGAAAATCTCCAGAAGATAATCGCCCTGAAGCTTGGGAAGGTAATAAAACAAGAACTCCCCGGAAGGCCCATAGCACTTATCTCTCCACACGCAGGGTATGACTTCTCTGGCGAGGTGGCCGCCTACGGTTTCAGTGCCCTGGAAGGGGGAGACTACAAAAGGGTTATCATCCTTGCCCCAAGCCATTATGGCAAGAGGTTCAGGGGCGTGGCCGTTCTAAAGGCGTCCAGATACAAAACACCACTGGGGGAAATAGAGATAGATAAAGAGGTGTGTGAGGGGCTCGTCAACAATTCCCCAAAGTTCGACTCAAAGCCGCTGTTTGGTTATTACTCCGGGGCCTACATGAATGAACATGCCCTGGAGACGCAACTGCCATTCTTACAGGAGGTTCTCGGCAAATTTAAATTAGTGCCGTTGCTGGTGGGGGTTCTTATGGATGACGACACCAAAAAGGTCGCCGACGCCATTAAGCCCTACTTCGACGAGAGCACCGTGGTTATCGCCAGCTCCGACTTCACCCACTATGGCCGCAGGTTTGATTACGTGCCGTTCTTTAAAGAAATAGAGAAAAACCTCAAGGCCCTTGACGACGGGGCGGTAAACGAGATTCTGGAGAAAGATTCC of Candidatus Bathyanammoxibius amoris contains these proteins:
- a CDS encoding DUF523 domain-containing protein; this translates as MVLVSGCLVGLECRYDGSSERNDHLLALLQGTSFLPFCPEQMGGLPTPRPRAEIVGGDGHDVLAHKARVVDKCGKDVTGAFVRGAMESVKLVRLFNITRAHLKSKSPSCGLGLIYREGRQVEGDGVSAALLVQNGVKITCV
- a CDS encoding VTT domain-containing protein, which encodes MLLIVMALAVPAKIFQYVLVCSAGSVLGGCFGYFIGYELFEYMGKPIIDFYGLWEEFDYVSTRFHENAFAAIAVAGFTPIPYKLFTIAAGVCKINFTTFVIASILSRGLRFLAEGALIYFLGERVKPFVEKYFNVFSILFVVLLILGFIIIKMLSGQ